A stretch of the Massilia sp. W12 genome encodes the following:
- a CDS encoding Rpn family recombination-promoting nuclease/putative transposase, translating to MQEIFRLPRPCAETLGGIWRTISDTALSVKPDPQNANAANLTRHMQQASIGVSQQKRHKLHASPHKQSEVLHQLHAKIPFFAGRRIMGKYLHLWTDFGFQKVFGEESNKDLLISFLNTLLPAKHQIASLEFSRNEWQGVSMLDRKAIFDLHCKTPDGAYFLVELQKAKQNFFKDRSLYYASFPIQEQGQKGDWDYRLQAVYTIGILDFIFDEADKRDVIHTVQLKNQHNQVFYDKLTFIYLTLPNFSKTLEELQTLQDKWLFVFRHLDELDSMPDVLKEAIFTKLFQIAELNAFAPQDRAAYQASLKYYRDLKNVTDTAFDEGREEGRAEWLEQGLEQGWQKQSAAVLHMLLRQCLGAIPEDILATIDQPGLAPLEIWLQRGLHAQRLDDVFA from the coding sequence ATGCAGGAAATCTTTCGACTTCCGCGCCCATGCGCCGAAACGCTTGGGGGTATATGGCGCACAATATCTGATACCGCCCTTTCCGTCAAGCCCGATCCGCAGAACGCAAACGCCGCTAACCTGACGCGCCACATGCAGCAGGCAAGCATTGGCGTAAGCCAACAAAAGCGTCACAAGCTTCATGCATCGCCACACAAGCAGTCCGAAGTGCTCCACCAGCTCCATGCTAAAATCCCCTTTTTTGCAGGCAGGCGCATCATGGGCAAGTACCTCCATTTGTGGACTGACTTTGGTTTTCAAAAAGTCTTCGGTGAAGAGTCAAATAAAGACCTGCTCATCAGTTTCCTGAACACCCTGCTGCCCGCCAAGCACCAAATCGCCAGCCTTGAATTCAGTCGCAACGAGTGGCAAGGTGTGTCCATGCTGGACCGCAAAGCCATTTTCGACTTGCATTGCAAAACCCCGGATGGCGCATACTTTTTGGTGGAATTGCAAAAAGCCAAGCAAAACTTCTTCAAAGACCGCAGCCTTTACTATGCCAGCTTTCCGATTCAAGAGCAGGGGCAAAAAGGCGATTGGGATTACCGACTGCAGGCGGTGTATACCATCGGCATTCTCGACTTTATTTTTGATGAAGCCGACAAGCGCGACGTGATCCACACTGTGCAGTTGAAAAATCAGCACAATCAAGTGTTTTACGACAAGCTGACCTTCATTTACCTGACCTTGCCCAATTTCAGCAAAACCCTGGAAGAACTGCAGACCTTGCAAGACAAATGGCTGTTCGTGTTCCGCCATCTGGACGAATTGGACAGCATGCCAGATGTGCTGAAAGAAGCCATCTTCACCAAGCTGTTTCAAATCGCCGAACTGAACGCGTTTGCGCCCCAGGATCGCGCCGCGTATCAAGCCAGCCTCAAGTATTACCGCGATTTGAAAAACGTCACCGATACCGCGTTTGACGAGGGGCGTGAAGAAGGTCGGGCTGAGTGGCTTGAACAAGGCTTAGAGCAAGGCTGGCAAAAACAAAGTGCAGCGGTATTGCACATGCTTTTACGCCAATGCCTTGGCGCCATTCCCGAAGATATCTTGGCCACGATAGATCAGCCCGGGCTGGCGCCATTGGAGATTTGGTTGCAGAGGGGGTTGCATGCGCAACGTTTGGATGATGTGTTTGCTTAG
- a CDS encoding EH signature domain-containing protein: MKPLARLANLLRPPAQQEKWQLPPCRAMDQLLQEMENRLRNRVIKPPGADMRLDAVRRFWESAEVKSFRDAYLLSWSLEQRPWPNSACIMEDRSRLQGLLDGVDQWRAEPRQYRRCYLGLSKGYFTYDGPSQAADSAALRNWRLLRDYLQRNNPRIQCATHNPAWVEYAQQHRHVFSDTPCAPYVETLLRGDTSIIEALCQQLHINQASWFLRELVLAQVEGATRLSNAQFLPLLPRLLDLLRKNEVLRDRGMIALLDRYAEIEQSPLHQDLRDCAIAWWGNPWLPSNKTRWGGVQAAAREMVASWLKLEFIETFFTKLAEDGLSDARRMNFWKRYVNAIDHIEFALGSSARNAKDADMVLLRKKMHGIVAHLDHSTNNAFIMHMGRLVAVEFSATGNAFYAYDAGRELPFNTKQILSLPVNAENSLKDKGKCIIKESHTDGRLSHDKWETRFEARLRQEFDLTPSRALSTTQLSAGGLRRQAAPLYSRAALIQFVQQHHLEIRDMTASGGNLWVVADDSQASISHVLKSWGFQYRSGKGWWRQA; the protein is encoded by the coding sequence ATGAAGCCGCTTGCACGTCTGGCCAACCTGCTGCGCCCGCCCGCGCAACAAGAGAAATGGCAGCTTCCCCCTTGCCGCGCCATGGATCAGCTTTTGCAGGAGATGGAAAACCGCCTGCGCAACAGGGTAATCAAACCACCCGGCGCAGATATGCGGCTGGATGCTGTGCGCCGTTTTTGGGAAAGCGCGGAAGTGAAGTCTTTCCGCGATGCTTATCTCTTATCATGGAGCCTGGAGCAAAGACCATGGCCAAACAGCGCCTGTATCATGGAAGATCGCAGCCGCTTGCAAGGCTTGCTGGATGGCGTTGATCAGTGGCGCGCCGAGCCTCGGCAATACCGGCGCTGCTATCTGGGCTTAAGCAAAGGCTATTTCACCTACGATGGCCCAAGCCAGGCGGCTGATTCGGCCGCACTGCGCAACTGGCGCCTCTTGCGCGACTATTTGCAGCGGAATAATCCCAGGATTCAGTGCGCAACACACAATCCCGCATGGGTTGAATACGCACAACAGCATCGCCATGTATTCAGCGACACGCCATGTGCGCCCTACGTGGAAACGCTGCTGCGCGGCGACACCAGCATCATCGAAGCGCTCTGCCAACAATTGCACATCAATCAAGCCTCATGGTTTTTGCGTGAATTGGTATTAGCGCAAGTAGAAGGCGCGACCCGCTTAAGCAATGCGCAATTCCTGCCATTGCTGCCCCGTTTGCTCGATTTATTACGCAAAAATGAAGTCTTACGCGACCGTGGCATGATCGCGCTTTTAGATCGCTATGCTGAAATTGAACAATCTCCCCTGCACCAGGATTTACGCGACTGTGCAATTGCATGGTGGGGCAATCCCTGGCTGCCATCGAATAAAACACGCTGGGGCGGAGTACAAGCGGCGGCGCGTGAAATGGTGGCGAGTTGGCTAAAGCTTGAATTCATTGAAACATTTTTCACCAAGCTGGCGGAAGATGGATTGAGCGATGCGCGGCGTATGAATTTCTGGAAGCGCTATGTGAATGCCATCGACCATATCGAATTCGCACTCGGTTCAAGCGCGCGCAACGCAAAAGATGCCGATATGGTGCTGCTTCGCAAAAAAATGCATGGCATTGTCGCCCACCTGGATCACTCCACAAACAATGCCTTCATCATGCATATGGGGCGGCTGGTGGCGGTCGAATTCAGCGCCACAGGCAATGCGTTTTACGCCTACGATGCGGGGCGCGAACTTCCCTTCAACACCAAGCAAATCCTGAGCTTGCCTGTGAATGCAGAGAATTCTCTCAAGGACAAAGGAAAATGCATTATCAAAGAAAGTCATACCGATGGCCGTCTGTCCCATGACAAATGGGAAACACGATTTGAAGCCAGGCTGCGTCAAGAGTTTGACCTCACACCAAGCCGCGCCTTATCCACAACCCAGCTAAGCGCAGGCGGCCTGCGCCGACAAGCTGCGCCCCTCTACAGCCGCGCTGCGCTTATCCAGTTTGTCCAACAGCATCACTTAGAAATACGCGATATGACAGCCTCAGGCGGCAATCTTTGGGTGGTGGCTGATGACAGCCAAGCCAGTATTTCTCATGTGCTCAAAAGCTGGGGCTTTCAATATCGTTCCGGCAAAGGCTGGTGGAGACAAGCATGA
- a CDS encoding rubredoxin: protein MKKYQCVICAFIYDEALGLPDEGIPAGTKWADVPDSWTCPDCGVSKSDFEMVEI from the coding sequence ATGAAAAAATATCAATGTGTGATTTGCGCCTTTATCTATGACGAAGCGTTGGGTTTGCCGGATGAGGGCATTCCTGCCGGCACCAAATGGGCCGATGTGCCGGATTCCTGGACTTGCCCGGATTGCGGCGTGTCCAAGAGCGATTTTGAAATGGTGGAAATCTGA
- the zorA gene encoding anti-phage ZorAB system protein ZorA: MTVLLNLIERLMSAHPYITWILLLFLFLFCAFFLVPGILHYLRLCKIIKNISAINEEPPNLKAFSSLFNTDPSLLHLWSEYKESLHLQYKDENGMSKVAQVRATLPAEMFFNKQYVVDSRLHTEFFKHLPGLFTGIGIIGTFGGLIQGLAAFKVSENAATVRESLETLMKSVGEAFVVSAMAIFLAMLATVLEKWLLAALYKKTEEIAHAIDKCFESGVGEEYLSQLVKSSAESATQAKILKDALVKDLRDLLTEVTQAQIAAHKEQQSSVIDSILRSSHEQLAAARQNNQALGESIANSIQNSLKEPLEAIANTVKIASGDHSANTSRMLQDVMASFSQRLQDLFGGQIAGLSELNQQTARSVQDAVSTLQTLVAKIEETTLRSGDAMAQRMAEALENMEARQAAMQTQSAAFIDQIRQLVAQSQSKTQEKLQDTLTTIGAQMGDMLQALNTKQEQAFAHNEAREKVLNARSDIAVSKISESVTEVVNKIGAASELMAKSVGSLSQASTSSIDKMQTSAEVLNNAARNFAHAGDRVSGVMNQSVTVADKLSEAAGGLSVGATSIQDVLKDYRQQREMMLELMQQLRATVEGARKEAALTDDVLRRIETSAARLADAQMQADEYLDGVSNVLAESHEAFATEVRRTLDKANSEFHNKLTSAVGMLSSSVSELETVLSTMSPNPVQRSRT, from the coding sequence GTGACTGTATTGCTTAACTTAATTGAACGGCTGATGTCAGCCCACCCCTACATCACTTGGATATTATTGCTGTTCCTATTCCTCTTCTGCGCCTTTTTCCTTGTGCCAGGCATTCTCCACTATCTCCGCCTGTGCAAAATTATTAAGAATATCAGCGCCATCAATGAAGAACCACCAAATTTAAAAGCATTCTCGTCTTTATTTAATACTGATCCATCGTTGCTTCATCTATGGTCGGAATACAAAGAATCTTTACACCTGCAATATAAAGATGAGAACGGCATGAGTAAAGTGGCGCAAGTACGCGCCACCTTGCCTGCAGAAATGTTTTTCAATAAACAATACGTGGTGGACAGCCGGCTGCACACAGAGTTTTTTAAGCATCTGCCCGGTCTCTTTACCGGCATTGGCATTATTGGCACTTTTGGGGGCTTAATCCAAGGCCTGGCTGCATTTAAAGTCAGTGAAAATGCCGCTACTGTACGCGAAAGTTTGGAAACATTGATGAAATCAGTCGGTGAAGCCTTTGTGGTTTCTGCCATGGCCATCTTCCTGGCAATGTTGGCGACTGTTCTCGAGAAATGGCTGCTGGCAGCACTGTACAAAAAAACAGAGGAAATTGCGCACGCCATCGACAAATGTTTTGAAAGCGGCGTTGGCGAAGAATATTTATCGCAATTAGTCAAATCCTCTGCGGAATCAGCAACGCAAGCCAAGATCTTGAAAGATGCTCTGGTAAAAGATTTGCGCGATCTGTTGACTGAAGTAACGCAAGCACAAATTGCGGCGCACAAAGAACAACAGTCGAGTGTGATTGACAGCATTTTACGCTCGTCACACGAACAACTGGCGGCAGCCCGGCAAAATAATCAAGCGCTGGGCGAGTCCATTGCAAACAGCATTCAAAACAGCCTGAAGGAACCACTGGAAGCCATTGCCAACACCGTCAAAATCGCCAGTGGCGATCACAGCGCAAATACCAGCCGCATGCTACAAGATGTAATGGCCAGTTTCAGCCAACGCTTACAAGATTTATTTGGCGGCCAAATCGCAGGCTTGAGCGAACTGAATCAGCAAACTGCCAGGAGCGTGCAAGATGCGGTCAGCACTTTACAAACGCTGGTGGCGAAAATCGAAGAAACGACTCTGCGCTCTGGTGATGCGATGGCGCAACGCATGGCAGAAGCATTGGAAAACATGGAAGCACGACAAGCTGCCATGCAAACGCAGTCAGCCGCATTTATTGATCAAATCCGGCAATTGGTGGCGCAGTCACAGTCCAAGACCCAAGAAAAATTACAAGACACACTGACGACTATCGGCGCACAGATGGGCGATATGCTGCAAGCGCTCAACACCAAGCAAGAGCAAGCTTTTGCCCATAACGAAGCGCGCGAAAAGGTCTTAAATGCGCGCAGCGACATTGCTGTCAGCAAGATCAGCGAATCTGTCACTGAGGTTGTCAACAAAATCGGCGCCGCTTCTGAATTAATGGCCAAGAGCGTGGGCAGCTTAAGTCAAGCAAGCACCAGCTCAATCGACAAAATGCAAACCAGCGCTGAAGTGCTGAACAATGCCGCGCGCAATTTCGCCCATGCTGGCGATCGGGTTTCCGGCGTCATGAACCAAAGCGTAACGGTGGCAGATAAGCTGAGCGAAGCAGCTGGCGGCTTGAGCGTTGGCGCCACAAGCATACAAGATGTGCTGAAAGATTACCGCCAGCAACGTGAAATGATGCTGGAATTGATGCAGCAACTGCGCGCCACGGTGGAAGGCGCACGCAAAGAAGCTGCGCTGACAGACGATGTACTCAGGCGCATAGAAACGTCGGCGGCACGCTTGGCCGATGCACAAATGCAGGCGGATGAATATCTTGATGGGGTCAGCAATGTGCTGGCGGAATCACACGAGGCATTCGCCACCGAAGTCAGGCGCACATTGGACAAGGCGAACAGCGAATTTCACAACAAGCTGACAAGCGCAGTCGGTATGCTTTCGTCTTCGGTCAGCGAGCTGGAAACAGTGTTGTCCACCATGAGTCCGAACCCGGTGCAACGGAGCCGCACATGA
- a CDS encoding OmpA family protein yields MIGAKIIFKRGAQDEAEKPFWISFADLMTALMVLFLVVMGVALLAVTKHVSEREKKEQQHRRDIELILNRFEQATQGHPGVKLDRARSVIDFGDRARFALGKYNLTPEQEAVLRKFVPEILQLANDDLGKRVLKRIVVEGYTDKTGSYLSNLHLSLQRSQRVLCTMFADRGEHLLNESQKEDVRSLFLVGGYSFNAAKETDEQSRRVEMRIEFLGLAEQRPPAPAQAGNFGVCALQ; encoded by the coding sequence ATGATAGGCGCCAAAATCATTTTCAAACGCGGCGCACAAGATGAGGCGGAAAAACCATTTTGGATTTCATTTGCCGACTTGATGACAGCCTTGATGGTCTTGTTTCTGGTCGTGATGGGCGTCGCGCTTCTTGCCGTGACAAAACATGTGAGTGAACGCGAAAAGAAAGAGCAACAGCATCGGCGCGATATCGAATTGATTTTGAATCGCTTTGAACAGGCGACACAAGGCCACCCTGGCGTCAAGCTGGATCGTGCGCGCAGCGTGATCGACTTTGGCGATCGCGCCCGTTTTGCACTTGGCAAATACAATCTCACGCCAGAGCAGGAAGCCGTATTGCGCAAATTTGTACCTGAAATCCTGCAATTAGCCAACGATGATCTCGGCAAGCGCGTGCTCAAACGGATTGTGGTTGAAGGCTACACCGACAAAACCGGCTCCTATCTGAGCAATTTGCATCTGAGCCTGCAACGCAGCCAGCGCGTGCTGTGCACGATGTTCGCCGATCGTGGCGAGCACTTGCTGAACGAATCGCAAAAGGAAGATGTGCGCAGCCTGTTTTTAGTCGGGGGCTATTCTTTCAACGCGGCAAAAGAAACCGACGAGCAAAGCCGGCGGGTGGAAATGCGGATTGAATTTTTAGGTCTGGCGGAGCAGCGCCCGCCAGCTCCTGCGCAAGCAGGCAATTTTGGCGTTTGTGCACTGCAATGA
- a CDS encoding NYN domain-containing protein: MSNVMQCRTSVYIDAFNLYFGALKDTPYRWLNLRAMCQAYLPHNEITTIKYFTAKISARPHDPQQPVRQQTYLRALATLPELEIVYGHYLSHTVRARLAQPPSHGPATVEIIKTEEKGSDVNLASHLLHDAHLNQFDVAVVVSNDSDLLLPIRLVRTELGKKVGILNPQKHPSRALLPHIDFIKQIRTGVLAASQFPQQVQTAQGQIIHKPAGW; this comes from the coding sequence ATGAGTAACGTCATGCAATGCAGAACCAGTGTGTATATTGACGCCTTTAATCTTTACTTCGGCGCACTCAAGGATACGCCATATCGCTGGCTCAATCTGCGCGCAATGTGCCAAGCTTATTTGCCGCATAACGAAATCACCACCATCAAGTATTTCACCGCGAAAATCAGCGCCCGCCCTCATGATCCGCAACAACCTGTGCGCCAGCAAACGTATTTGCGGGCGCTGGCAACGCTGCCGGAGTTGGAGATTGTATACGGCCACTACCTGTCCCACACGGTGCGCGCCCGGCTGGCGCAACCACCTTCACATGGCCCTGCCACTGTGGAAATTATCAAGACAGAAGAAAAAGGTTCGGATGTGAATCTGGCGAGCCACTTGCTGCATGATGCCCATCTGAATCAATTTGATGTTGCCGTGGTGGTTTCCAATGACTCTGATTTGCTACTGCCGATCCGCTTAGTGCGCACGGAATTGGGTAAAAAAGTGGGGATACTCAACCCTCAAAAACACCCGAGCCGTGCGTTGCTGCCGCATATTGACTTTATCAAACAAATCCGCACTGGGGTACTGGCGGCATCTCAATTTCCACAACAGGTACAAACAGCTCAGGGGCAGATTATTCATAAACCTGCGGGATGGTGA
- a CDS encoding rubrerythrin family protein has product MSQDTQTTQASVTISNLEAAFAGESMAHIKYRYFAKLAREAGAEEVARVFEETADQEVMHAFGHLDLLFPKSQMTPQRALELAIAGETHEYTEMYPKFRHLAEQEGNAAAVAEYDEQIAESREHAERFQKTLQTAAKRFAALTRVEQRHAAHYQSVLDTLQSKAA; this is encoded by the coding sequence ATGAGCCAAGATACGCAAACCACCCAAGCCTCTGTGACCATCAGCAATCTGGAAGCCGCTTTTGCCGGCGAGTCGATGGCGCATATCAAATACCGCTACTTCGCCAAGCTGGCGCGCGAAGCCGGGGCGGAGGAGGTGGCGCGGGTGTTTGAAGAAACCGCTGACCAGGAAGTGATGCATGCTTTCGGCCACCTCGATCTGCTGTTCCCCAAGAGCCAAATGACGCCGCAGCGCGCGCTGGAATTGGCGATTGCCGGCGAAACGCATGAATACACCGAGATGTATCCCAAGTTCCGCCACTTAGCCGAGCAGGAAGGCAATGCCGCCGCCGTGGCCGAATACGATGAGCAAATCGCCGAATCGCGCGAGCATGCGGAACGTTTCCAAAAGACTTTGCAAACCGCCGCCAAGCGTTTCGCAGCCTTGACCCGGGTTGAGCAGCGTCATGCCGCGCACTACCAAAGTGTGCTGGATACCCTGCAAAGCAAGGCAGCCTGA
- a CDS encoding SNF2-related protein, translated as MILKLFRRTPSHTAPQWRRSFSPDGIHIHNDAPNASSAGIDSPLLQAFLTQLLDDGLAQESGDGVFLSWDHFYLVRSDAGYAAFCDLLALPPINQARPELGCQNTLSDADFSITLQAWFAASGRRLDAHLQGALLDDGAQQSLLSPAQWVLCKSIVAFAQRPESERNELAQRLAWGKIRKLAQAAHAILDNFLHSTVVLTPEKLQIALRRSDAVQTDRVIEIEPQFEQAPADWLAAFDRAQQVPDRYDLPTPDGIVQVLISPKLKTVLQEIKRLPGRRVAGSRAQAFMLNPFAALGEDAHDVLDESQFEQAREAAGLNYERFCPVYERDAAGFPHKLGLLIETAVASGPCTSTTTWLDEQQAEAFGAKLKHALERGHQLLAWQGYDLMLDGNAQRYWQEWQAALTQRQQGQPLVAYAHVHDLSAYSSRVAGIGHEKDYYSPYIAKKKEDEGWFPENIMPMVVFSPKEGEEPIAVPCSKEAIAALKQAMHAQPTAATLAVSWLPSPLPLAEAERIVTTFERVFQDIEQGQAFDPEPTPADNTAAKPRKQLVLRANIQSLDYEEMRREALQALPPQANLPKSIRPEYALLPHQQAGLAWLQHLYRLQNEYQVRGAVLADDMGLGKTFQLLALIAWLLEQEPDLAPILVVAPVSLLENWRQEADKFFIPGALPILTAYGKNLAQLRVPRAQIDQRLQSEDGLVKFLRPGWIGQAKLVLTTYETLRDLEFSFAAQKWSLMVCDEAQKIKNPAAMQTRAAKKQNVDFKIACTGTPVENTLADIWCLFDYVQPGLLGALNDFGQRYRKPIEAKTEEEKARVEELRAKIAPQILRRLKTEVATDLPAKIIVEDCRKLALSEAQHNLYVKALDDFKNRDALQAAAPFKNHLGLLQYLRALCTDPRPFGLNAGKPASLAQYRQDAPKLAWLLRQLAQIKRQEEKALVFCEFREIQRLLQHYIEAEFQFRPDIINGDSSAAATHGASRQQRIDQFQNKQGFHVLLLSPLAVGFGVNIQAANHVIHYTRCWNPAKEDQATDRAYRIGQTRPVYVYYPIVRAIDFTTFDAKLDQLLETKRELAQDMLNGSGDLHFDDFIETEAALPGASESQNEDDERISLDHALQMDWRHLEALVCALWSQLGYACYLTPGMGDNGVDVVALPGRNASGQLLQVKSSAIEGARLGWDAVKEVVAGAAFYQRRHPEVSFTKVCLTNQFFNLHTKENAALNGVTLLEQDQLAALLTKYVVSMRDVRRLLPQN; from the coding sequence ATGATTCTGAAATTATTCCGTCGCACACCATCCCATACCGCACCACAGTGGCGGCGCAGTTTCTCTCCAGATGGCATCCATATCCATAATGATGCGCCTAATGCCTCAAGTGCAGGCATAGACAGCCCACTGCTGCAAGCTTTTTTGACCCAACTGCTTGATGACGGCTTGGCGCAGGAAAGCGGTGATGGCGTATTTCTGAGTTGGGATCATTTCTATCTTGTGCGCAGCGATGCCGGCTATGCCGCATTTTGCGACCTGCTCGCCTTGCCACCCATCAACCAGGCACGCCCGGAGCTTGGCTGCCAAAACACCTTAAGCGATGCTGATTTTTCGATTACCCTGCAAGCCTGGTTTGCAGCATCCGGGCGACGCCTGGATGCACACTTGCAGGGAGCGCTATTGGATGATGGCGCTCAGCAAAGCTTGCTCAGCCCGGCGCAATGGGTTTTGTGCAAGAGCATTGTGGCATTCGCGCAGCGCCCCGAGAGTGAACGCAATGAGCTGGCGCAACGCTTAGCCTGGGGGAAAATTCGCAAGCTGGCGCAAGCTGCTCACGCCATCCTGGATAATTTTCTGCATAGCACCGTTGTGCTTACTCCAGAGAAATTACAAATCGCTTTGCGCCGCTCCGATGCTGTACAAACTGACCGCGTGATTGAAATCGAGCCGCAGTTTGAGCAGGCCCCGGCTGATTGGTTAGCCGCGTTTGATCGCGCACAACAAGTACCCGATCGCTATGACTTGCCAACGCCAGACGGCATTGTGCAAGTGTTGATTTCGCCCAAACTCAAAACGGTTTTGCAGGAAATTAAACGTCTGCCGGGGCGGCGCGTAGCCGGCAGTCGCGCGCAAGCTTTCATGCTCAATCCCTTCGCCGCTTTAGGTGAAGATGCGCACGATGTGCTGGATGAAAGCCAATTTGAGCAAGCGCGTGAAGCCGCCGGCCTGAACTACGAACGCTTTTGCCCGGTGTATGAACGCGATGCAGCAGGCTTCCCGCACAAACTCGGCCTGTTGATCGAAACCGCAGTCGCCAGCGGCCCTTGCACTTCCACCACCACATGGCTGGATGAGCAGCAGGCGGAAGCGTTTGGCGCCAAATTAAAGCATGCGCTGGAGCGCGGCCATCAATTACTGGCCTGGCAAGGCTATGACTTGATGCTTGATGGCAATGCGCAGCGCTATTGGCAGGAATGGCAAGCGGCGCTGACGCAAAGACAGCAGGGCCAGCCCCTGGTAGCTTATGCGCATGTGCACGATTTGTCCGCTTATTCAAGCCGGGTTGCCGGCATTGGCCACGAAAAAGACTATTACTCACCCTATATCGCCAAGAAAAAAGAGGATGAGGGTTGGTTTCCTGAAAACATCATGCCGATGGTGGTGTTCTCCCCTAAAGAAGGAGAAGAACCAATCGCCGTACCCTGCTCGAAAGAGGCGATTGCGGCGCTCAAGCAGGCTATGCATGCCCAGCCAACTGCTGCGACGCTTGCTGTTTCGTGGCTGCCAAGTCCGCTTCCACTTGCCGAAGCTGAAAGGATTGTGACGACTTTCGAGCGGGTTTTTCAAGATATTGAGCAAGGTCAAGCCTTTGATCCCGAGCCAACGCCCGCCGACAACACCGCCGCCAAGCCACGCAAGCAACTGGTGTTGCGCGCCAATATTCAAAGCTTGGATTATGAGGAAATGCGGCGCGAGGCGCTGCAAGCGTTGCCGCCGCAAGCCAACTTGCCCAAGAGCATACGCCCGGAATATGCCTTGCTGCCGCATCAACAAGCCGGTCTGGCCTGGCTGCAACATTTGTATCGCTTGCAAAACGAATATCAAGTAAGAGGCGCCGTTTTGGCCGACGATATGGGCTTGGGCAAGACCTTTCAACTGCTTGCGCTGATCGCCTGGCTGTTGGAGCAAGAACCAGACCTCGCCCCGATTCTGGTGGTGGCGCCGGTTTCATTATTGGAAAACTGGCGGCAAGAAGCCGACAAATTTTTCATCCCGGGCGCCCTGCCCATCCTGACGGCCTATGGCAAGAATTTAGCGCAATTGCGCGTGCCGCGCGCCCAGATTGATCAGCGCTTGCAATCCGAAGATGGACTCGTAAAATTTCTGCGGCCGGGCTGGATCGGTCAAGCCAAGCTGGTGTTGACAACCTACGAAACCTTGCGCGATCTGGAGTTTTCATTTGCGGCGCAAAAATGGTCTTTGATGGTCTGTGATGAGGCGCAAAAAATTAAAAACCCTGCCGCCATGCAAACCCGCGCCGCGAAAAAGCAAAACGTGGATTTCAAAATTGCCTGCACCGGCACCCCGGTGGAAAACACCCTGGCCGACATCTGGTGCCTGTTTGACTATGTGCAGCCGGGCTTGCTGGGCGCATTGAATGACTTCGGGCAGCGCTATCGCAAGCCGATTGAAGCCAAAACGGAAGAGGAAAAAGCGCGGGTGGAAGAGTTGCGCGCCAAGATTGCACCGCAGATTTTACGCCGCCTCAAAACGGAAGTCGCCACTGATTTGCCGGCCAAAATCATTGTCGAAGATTGCCGCAAGCTTGCATTATCAGAAGCACAACACAATCTATACGTCAAGGCGCTGGACGACTTCAAAAACCGGGATGCGCTGCAAGCAGCCGCGCCGTTTAAAAATCACCTCGGCTTGCTGCAATATCTGCGCGCCCTGTGCACCGACCCGCGCCCCTTTGGTTTAAACGCAGGCAAACCGGCTTCGCTTGCGCAATACCGGCAAGACGCGCCAAAACTTGCATGGCTGTTGCGCCAACTGGCGCAGATCAAAAGACAGGAAGAAAAGGCCTTGGTGTTTTGCGAGTTTCGTGAGATACAGCGCTTGCTGCAACACTATATCGAAGCCGAATTCCAGTTCCGTCCCGACATCATCAATGGCGATAGCAGCGCAGCGGCGACGCACGGCGCCAGCCGTCAGCAACGCATCGACCAGTTTCAAAACAAGCAGGGCTTTCATGTACTCTTGCTGTCGCCGCTGGCGGTAGGCTTTGGTGTGAATATTCAAGCGGCAAACCATGTGATTCACTACACACGCTGCTGGAACCCCGCCAAGGAGGATCAAGCCACCGACCGCGCTTACCGCATCGGGCAAACCCGCCCCGTATATGTGTATTACCCCATCGTGCGCGCCATTGATTTCACAACTTTTGACGCCAAACTCGATCAGTTGTTGGAAACTAAGCGCGAATTGGCGCAAGACATGTTAAACGGCAGCGGCGATCTGCATTTTGATGATTTCATTGAAACCGAAGCTGCCTTGCCCGGCGCAAGCGAGTCGCAGAATGAGGATGATGAACGGATCAGCTTGGATCATGCCTTGCAAATGGACTGGCGCCATCTGGAAGCTCTGGTCTGTGCGCTCTGGAGTCAATTGGGTTATGCATGCTATCTGACGCCTGGAATGGGCGATAACGGAGTGGATGTGGTGGCATTACCAGGTCGCAATGCAAGCGGGCAATTGCTGCAAGTCAAAAGCAGCGCGATCGAAGGCGCGAGACTGGGCTGGGATGCCGTCAAAGAAGTCGTCGCCGGCGCCGCATTTTATCAACGCCGCCATCCTGAGGTGAGTTTCACCAAAGTGTGCCTGACGAATCAGTTCTTCAACTTGCACACAAAAGAAAACGCCGCCTTGAATGGCGTGACTCTACTGGAGCAGGATCAGTTAGCAGCGTTGCTCACCAAATATGTGGTGAGCATGCGTGATGTGCGCCGCCTGCTGCCGCAAAATTGA